In the genome of Cynocephalus volans isolate mCynVol1 chromosome 10, mCynVol1.pri, whole genome shotgun sequence, the window AGCAGAtggtttctttttataattatgaGGTCCCACACCAAAGCTTCCTCCTCAGCTGCCTCTTCGCCCTGCTGGCAGTATGAGGTCATTACCCAGGCGATGCAGGGAGTGCCATACAACTGGGAGTGCCAGTCCCACCACGGGTCACCTGGCCACCCAGCCTCCCTGCCAGCCACAGGTGGGGCAACTGCAGTCCTGTGGAGTCCCCTCTCACCCTCCACTGGGCCTCAGCACTGAGGCCACCCCTGGGCAGGTGGCCCAGCAGTGGGGCACTCCCAGCCATCTTTCATAGATAACAAGAGAGGAACAGCCAGGCCACAAAGCCAATCAACCCCACtcaaaatgaaatcaaaagaaaaatggatcaAACCAAGACGTCAGTAGTCCCCTATTAGATTACTAAAGGTTTAGGACACTCTCATTCTATCCCTTGGTGAGGACGCAGTGAGATGTGCACTCCCAAGCCCTGCTGTTGGAAAAGTAAACTAATGATACTGCCTCTCAGGAAAGAGTGTTGACCAAATATAACAACCTTAAAAAATGTCACATCCTTTTTAATCCAGCAGTTTCACTTTGAAGAATCTATCCTAAGACTATCTACTGTTTACGATCCAAAATATGAAGAGATTATTAACACAGAAATGATCACTGCAGCATTATAATAGTAAAAACCTATAAAAGGAAATACCACCAGGCATATAGTTAGGTATAATAAAATATTCCCCAGCCATTATCAATATTTACAAGGAATTTTAAATTACACCAAACGTTAATTGATAAAAGTGTTCAAAGAGGTATATACAATAGGGATGCAAATACGTTAGTGATATACATATAGCCTTAAAATGATTGCAGGAAAGATACAAATTTGTTAACAGCAGTTTTCTGGGTGGTAAAATTTGTAgtggttttcatttcattatgtttttctgtgttttcagcAATAAACACtgacaaataaaaggaaatgaacagTTTTCAAAGACTGTTtaaagacagaattaaaagaacGCATGAGAAGCTGGTAACAGTGGCTCTATCTGGAGTCAGCATTAGGGGAACACCTTCCTAGACAGTTCGTACTCTCTGCTACCTTTTAAGTTTTGTACCAAGCAGGTATTACCTattcagaaataaatgtttacagagaggatacagaaatagaaatactataATCACAGGAGCTGAGAAGAGAGCCTGAGGAGGAGAAACCTGGAGAAATCAAGGAAAGTGCTTTCAGCTCCTAGGAGAGATGGGACTTGAGGTCCAAACTGCCCTCTTGGGCCCAAAGCTACTGAGTCACCCTGGGACCTGGCTAGTCACGGGTGTCTTCACTCTGCAGGTCTGCTCCATCAGACAAAATTGGTGAGGAGTTGGACCATCTCCTCTCTGGGTGTTTTTCTCATGCGTAGAGGCAgacaggctgggggaggggcttcAGTGGATACTGGGCCTCTGAGCTGGGTCCACCTGTGTCCCCTGGGCCTGGCACAGAATGGGACGCGAGTACAAATGGATGGGGCCCAGTCACCTAACAAAGGGAACTCCATTACAGCCCTGATTTTCCAGGAGGATCAGTTGTAAGCAGCTGCAGTATTTGGCACATTGTTCAAAATGGAAAAAGCATCCACCAACTTTGAAGTACTGAATCAAGAATCTTTATTCTGGTTTCACTCTCATGCTTTCTGCGAATCAATGTTTTACCCTAACACTAAAGAGAGGGCAACTTTAGAGCCCACTAAAGCTATAAAAAATGTGGGGACAGTGCATGCcctgattttagatttttatttcaagGAACCGCAAGGAGTGACTTATTAGCAGGAAGGGCAAAAATGATCAGTTCGACAAGAAAAGTCACATTCAGTTTTCACAGACAACCTCCCCTTCCCAACCCTGCCCTGTCCCCCATCAACTCAACCAGCACATAAACGAGTAAAGTGGCTTCATTAACTCCAGGAGTGTGGCCTGCACTGGGGCACCTGATTTGTGTTAGACAGGCCAGCTGAAGAGTAACTTCTCTGGGCGATAAAGACTCGATCCTTCCTTAATCACTGTGGGTTATAATTCACCCTGAAGTTTTCTTTACACAGGGAGGTGCCAGGACCGAGCATTCCTCTAAGCTGGCCCTCAGCAGAAGTGCCTCCCTCTGCACCTCCAGGGACCAGTCCATGGAGAAATACCCAagtccccaccctgccccagggcctgggGGACACGAGGGACCTTCTGCAGCTGCTAGAGGAGGTTGGGGGTTATGTGCACACACTGGCAGCACAGGGGGGACAAAGCCAGACTGGGAATGCTAGTCTCAGGCCCTGGAATCGGGAGAGCTTTCCTTCAGTCTTTAAAGCCACAAGTCTGGTAGCTTCCCTTTTGTTCCACATGTAAGACTTCAAATGTTAGAAATGCTTCACACAGAATATGTGGGAAAAagacttttcagaaaaaaatttattataatttgatGACACTCACTCAAGTTGTAGTTCGGAAAGCAAAGTGCATACAGTATTAGGGGAATTTTTAGGGTGGAAACATTTCTTTGACTTGGTTTATAATCCCATCACTTCAGAAAAAGCAATACTTTTTGCTGAAAATACTTCATGTAAAAAGCATAACTCAAGAACTACCATGACTTTTCTGGTGAGGAAAGCAAGACCCTGGGAAGAAGAAAGCAGCTCATGGGAGAAGAGGCCAGTGCACTTGGCATTGTAGTTTGGCTCAACAGGCCGACTGTCCCCCTCCATGAGGCCACTTAGAAGTCACTGGGCAGGGAAGGCACACACTCAGGAGGTAATTACGATTCCAGCATGAGCCAGCTCTCAGATCCTAAGACTCTGGGGCCAAAGAGGGGGGGATCCAGTCCTACAACAGGTGCTTGGAAGACAACTCATCTCCACGAGATGAGAAGGCCCCACCGGGGGAGAATGAAGGGTAGTCAGAAAGACGAACATGATAACTCCCTCCAGACTCCCATGCTGGCGAGAGAGGACTCAGAAAACTGCCGCTGAGGCCTGCAACACGCATGCCTTTGCTTTTCACAGGCTTCCCAATCAAAGGCTGTCAGTGCTCATTAGAGCACATGACCGCAAAAACATAACTTCTTCATAAATAATTACTGGAACATGATGCAACATAGTAGTAGCCTCTCCAGCAAGAGATTCCACTCCAGTTTAAGGTAATACATTGATGATGTGTAGATTTCTCAGGGAAACCTACTGCGCTTCCCCCAACTCTCCGGTCATCTTCTAGGAGTCACAGAATCTGCTACACAAAAGCCCCACTTCCCTGGGGCAGTAGCCTAGTCGTCGTACTGCACTTCGGCCTGCAGCTCTTTGGTGACGTAGTTGACCAGCATcgccagcagctgctgctgcagggCATTGCTGCCCATGACCAGCGCGGTCAGCTGCACGGCATCTGTCCACTCCAGGTGCCTGACAATGGCAGTGGCTTCGTTAAAGAGCCTCCGCTGTTCGGCAGGGGGCAGCTCCATTAGGATCTGAGGAATTGGCTTAAACTGTCCACTTGTCATCCAGGCACCTAATAGACCCCCGACAGCCCCCCCTAGAAAACAAGGAAGGGTTCAATTAGTTGTGCCTTATTCATAAATGATGGCCTTAGGTTCTCGTTGATAGCATGTCCACCAGTCATGACGGGTGGGCACATTCATGACTGGGTCAGAACGGGCTCAGCTTCATGCCTGCTCCACCAGGCAGTGTGGAGGGCAAAGGTTTATGTGGTCTTTGGTCCATTTGGCTCAGATAATTGACACAACATGCACTTCCCTAAGCTTCGCACTTAAGAAGCAAAATGAAGCGTACACCATCTCCTACCTCGGAGCTGTGCTAACTAAAATCCTCTTCATGGGCGGCAAAAGGCTCCCATGCTTCCCatgaaaatctctctctctcatcacaaAGGACAGGGATGAGAAGCAAATGCATTTTTAAGGAAAACCATCTCAGTGGTGAGGCCGGCTTTCTTTCATTGGGTAGCTGATATGCTCCTTGTCCCTGAACTTAGGAAATTTCCAGTGAACTCATATGGTTAAAAGGAGGCTAGGGACAGATAAGGAGATTCTTTCCTCTTGAAGCAATGTTTTTCATAAATCCCCTCCAAGTTGTATGAcgataaatgataaatttaatgtattttactatttctttttctgcttcccAACAAGGGCGCAAACattacattaaaatgtaaatttagggccagcccgtggctcacttgggaaagtgtggtgctgataacaccaaagtcacgggtttgaatccctatatagggatggctggttagctcacctgggagagcatggtgctgacaacaccaagttaagggttaagatctccttaccggtcacctttaaaaaaaaagaaaatgtaaatttattgcCAAAACTGAGGCACGCTATCTTGAGACATGAAGACCTTGTATCAGTGGAAAGGTCTATCTAATCAGGCTACTTGCAGGATGCTGCCAGGAAAGGGAAGATGACCCAGGGCAGGGGTCTCAAACTCAAGTGCTTTCAAGGGTTTGGTGGGTGACCAAAAGGAGCGAAATGGGGGAGTGGGCCTGTGGTGACCTGGAGAGCTGGGTCCTTGTCAAAAAGGACAGGGCTACCCCATGGCAGCCAACTGCTGCCACACGGCATTCcagatttatatctttaaaagtctcatgatttttaaatatcaccATCAGATATTTCAGGATGTAGCCTGAGGGACTGACTTAGTGTCTCACTTCCAAAGAACAGAGCATGGGAAGGAAAACAAACTTTACAAATGGAAAAACCCAGCAAACATGACCTTAACCAAGTGACCAAGGCCAACATCACCAGTGATGTCATGTGGATGTCATGTACCACCTGAAATGATGCAAGAGAAGGTCACTTCACCTCCAAGGCACTCTTTCCAATGACCTATAGCTACAGTCCAATCATGAGTAACACATCacacaaacccaaactgagagacattctacaaaatacctgccCAGTACTCAAAACTATCAAGGTCATGAacaacaaggaaagtctgagaaactgtcacagaccagaggagacTAAGGAAATGGGCCAATTAAGTACAATGTGGTATCTTTGACTGGATCCTGGAGGCCATTAATgcaaaaactggtgaaatccaaaccAAGTCTAGAGAATAGTTAATAGAAGTGTATCAGTGTATCAGTGTTGGTTTCTTCATTTTGACAAAAGTACAGTTGCACATGTCACATTTAGGGTAATTGAAACTGGGTGAGGaatatatgggaattctctgcactacctttgcaacttttctgtaaatccaaTATTGTTCCAAAattaaaagtgtattttaaaaaatgcagccTGGTCCAGGAAGAACCCACTTGCAGTCTGGACCGAGATGAGAGGCAGCAAAACCTGTGCTTCCCAGAGCCAAGCGTGGAGGCACCCAGAGCGGATGCCTCTTCTGGCACCGAGACCGGAACCAGCCTCACATCCTGGAGTCTGAATACTGCCCTGTACAGGACTCACCTCCTCTCTGAGAGACAGGAGCATTCTGGGGAGCGAAAACCAGCTAATTTACAAGTTTTACTGAACTTTTCCCCATGACACCAGTGAAACACTTAGAGCCGACAAGAGTTGCACTCATCTGCACTAAACCTTTATGAGAACATCAATATTTGATTTAGAGCAGCACTTAATGCAAAAAGTCACCAGGAATATCGACCAGCAAATTACTCGCTCTTTGGAGAAGTGAAAATTCCTTTGTTTTCTAGGTAAAATGATGCTCCCAC includes:
- the C10H19orf12 gene encoding protein C19orf12 homolog isoform X2 — translated: MTSGQFKPIPQILMELPPAEQRRLFNEATAIVRHLEWTDAVQLTALVMGSNALQQQLLAMLVNYVTKELQAEVQYDD
- the C10H19orf12 gene encoding protein C19orf12 homolog isoform X1; this encodes MPVMVEDIMKLLCSISEERKMKAAVKHSGKGALVTGAVAFVGGLVGGPPGLAVGGAVGGLLGAWMTSGQFKPIPQILMELPPAEQRRLFNEATAIVRHLEWTDAVQLTALVMGSNALQQQLLAMLVNYVTKELQAEVQYDD